The region CGGCAACGAGCGGTGACGTCATTAAAGTCGGCATCCTGCATTCGTTGTCAGGCACCATGGCGATTTCTGAGACATCACTCAAAGACACGGCTTTAATGGCCATTAAAGAAATTAATGACAATGGCGGTGTGTTAGGTAAAAAGCTGGAACCTGTGGTGGTCGATCCTGCATCGGATTGGCCATTGTTTGCTGAACAAGCGCGTCAATTGATTACTCAAGACAAAGTTGCTGTCATTTTTGGTGCATGGACATCTGTTTCGCGTAAATCTGTATTACCTGTGGTGGAAGAGCTGAATGGTCTGTTGTTCTATCCCGTGCAATATGAAGGTCAAGAACAGTCGAAAAACATTTTCTATACCGGTGCTGCGCCCAACCAACAAGCCATTCCTGCGGTTGAATACCTCATGAGCGAAGAGGGCGGTAAAGCAGAACGCTTTGTGCTGTTGGGTACAGACTATGTTTATCCACGAACTACCAACCAAATTTTACGTGCGTTCTTAAAGTCTAAAGGCGTTGCCGATGCGGATATTATGGAAGAGTACACACCATTTGGTCACAGCAACTATCAAACGATTGTATCGAATGTGAAGAAGTTCGCGGCAGGGAAGAAAACCGCTGTGATTTCGACCATCAATGGCGATTCAAACGTACCGTTCTATCGTGAATTAGGTAACCAAGGCATTAAAGCATCTGATATTCCAGTCATGGCGTTCTCGGTGGGTGAAGAAGAACTTCGCGGTATCGACACTAAGCCATTGGTAGGTCATTTGGCATCATGGAACTACTTCATGTCTGTGAAGAATCCAGTCAATACTGAATTTACCAACAAAATGAAGCAATACGCAGTTGAATATAAATTGCCAAATGCAGACAAGTTGGTGACCAACGATCCAATGGAAGCAACTTATGTCGGTATCAACATGTGGAAGCAAGCCGTTGAAAAAGCGGGTACGACAGATGTTGATAAAGTGCGTGAAGCGATAGCAGGTCAAGAGTTTAAAGCACCATCGGGTTATACCTTAAAAATGGATGCTTCAAATCATCATTTACATAAGCCTGTCATGATTGGTCAAATCCGCGCTGACGGTCAGTTTGACGTAGTTTATAAAACTCCTGAGACCATCCAAGCCGAGCCTTGGAGCCCGTACATTCCTAAATAAGTATTTCGTTTCAATATGCCTGCTGCTCAGGCAGCAGGCTTTTTTTTGAATTTGTTTCCCTAAAAGGGGACTTTAGAACTCAATAGGGGTGTCATCTATGAATATTCGCTTGAATATCGCCACTATTTTTCTCATTTTTTCTCAAATATTTTGTCTGCAAATGGTGCATGCGTTTGAATCCAATGCATCTCCAATGGAACAAGCGGCCACACAACTCGATCCCATCCAACAATTTGTTCAATCCGACTTTGCTGGGCGTCGGGTCTTGCTCAATCAATGGCCGGGTAGTTTAGAACAACTGGATGCACTGGCTGATTATGTGGAACAAAATCAGCTGTATAGTGATACGAGCGGTCGTACGTATATTTTAGAAAGTGATGAAAAATTACTGTCTTATCCTGCCCTAGAAGAAGTGGCAGATTGGCCATCGGATGTGTCACAAGTGACCTTGGTCAATACTTTAAATAAAGCACTGAATTTTGCACTTGCACAGCGTAAACTCAGCTCAGATGAGGCTAAGCAACGTCTTGAAGCCATCGACATTTATGAAAAGAACTTATCAGAACTAAATTTACAACAGATTAATGCCCTGTATTTAAATGAAAAAAATAACAAAGTAAAAGCACGTCTTGCACAACTCAAAGCACGTTTAGATTATCAAAGCGAAGATGTATTAACGAAAATTCAAGCCATGCAGGTCTTGAAGGATTCAAACCGTCCAGATGTCTTTGCATTGGTACAACAAGAGCTTGAACAGCCTCATTTACATCCCGATTTAAAAGCTGCCTTGCTTGAGGCGAAAAGCGATATTAAAACGCGTATTCAAGCCAGTGAATGGACGGGGCATTTATTTTCAGGGTTGAGTACTGCCAGTATTTTACTGCTGGCTGCATTGGGTCTTGCGATTACTTACGGTTTGCTCGGTGTGATTAACATGGCACATGGTGAGCTGATCATGATTGGTGCTTATACCACTTATGTGGTGCAAAGCCTGTTCAAAAGTTATTTGGGTAGCTATGTCGATTGGTACTTAATTGCTGCGATTCCAGCTGCGTTTATGGTCAGTGCGCTGATTGGGATGTTGATTGAGCGGACGGTGATTCGCCCGCTGTATGGACGTCAATTAGAAACCTTACTTGCAACTTTTGGTGTCAGCCTTATTTTGATGCAAGTCGTGCGCATGATCTTTGGTGCACAGAACGTTGAAGTCTCGAATATTTCATGGCTGTCGGGTGGTGTCGCAATTACCCCAAGCCTCATGCTGCCGTATAACCGTATTGCCATCATTGTCTTTACCGTCGCAGTACTACTGCTGTTGGTTTATCTACTCAATAAAACCCGTTTTGGCTTATTTGTTCGTGCTGTGACGCAAAACCGTCAGATGGCACGTGCGGTGGGCATTCGTTCAAGTCGTATCGACATGATGGCCTTTGGTCTAGGTTCAGGTTTAGCAGGTCTTGCAGGTTGTGCCTTAGCACAAATTGGTAACGTCGGTCCTGACTTAGGTCAAAACTATATTATCGATGCCTTTTTGGTTGTAGTGGTTGGTGGTGTTGGTCAAGTGTGGGGTGCAGTCCTCGCAGCACTCGGTCTAGGCATCAGTGGCACAGCATTGGAAATTGGTATGGGGGCGGTACTGGCAAAAATTATTCTGTTGGTGCTGGTG is a window of Acinetobacter sp. ASP199 DNA encoding:
- the urtA gene encoding urea ABC transporter substrate-binding protein — encoded protein: MFQRNIFSKSILAATVAGAVVLTGCSKSAEKTEVASEAKPAATSGDVIKVGILHSLSGTMAISETSLKDTALMAIKEINDNGGVLGKKLEPVVVDPASDWPLFAEQARQLITQDKVAVIFGAWTSVSRKSVLPVVEELNGLLFYPVQYEGQEQSKNIFYTGAAPNQQAIPAVEYLMSEEGGKAERFVLLGTDYVYPRTTNQILRAFLKSKGVADADIMEEYTPFGHSNYQTIVSNVKKFAAGKKTAVISTINGDSNVPFYRELGNQGIKASDIPVMAFSVGEEELRGIDTKPLVGHLASWNYFMSVKNPVNTEFTNKMKQYAVEYKLPNADKLVTNDPMEATYVGINMWKQAVEKAGTTDVDKVREAIAGQEFKAPSGYTLKMDASNHHLHKPVMIGQIRADGQFDVVYKTPETIQAEPWSPYIPK
- the urtB gene encoding urea ABC transporter permease subunit UrtB; protein product: MNIRLNIATIFLIFSQIFCLQMVHAFESNASPMEQAATQLDPIQQFVQSDFAGRRVLLNQWPGSLEQLDALADYVEQNQLYSDTSGRTYILESDEKLLSYPALEEVADWPSDVSQVTLVNTLNKALNFALAQRKLSSDEAKQRLEAIDIYEKNLSELNLQQINALYLNEKNNKVKARLAQLKARLDYQSEDVLTKIQAMQVLKDSNRPDVFALVQQELEQPHLHPDLKAALLEAKSDIKTRIQASEWTGHLFSGLSTASILLLAALGLAITYGLLGVINMAHGELIMIGAYTTYVVQSLFKSYLGSYVDWYLIAAIPAAFMVSALIGMLIERTVIRPLYGRQLETLLATFGVSLILMQVVRMIFGAQNVEVSNISWLSGGVAITPSLMLPYNRIAIIVFTVAVLLLLVYLLNKTRFGLFVRAVTQNRQMARAVGIRSSRIDMMAFGLGSGLAGLAGCALAQIGNVGPDLGQNYIIDAFLVVVVGGVGQVWGAVLAALGLGISGTALEIGMGAVLAKIILLVLVILFIQKRPQGLFAIKGRFVE